One Aegilops tauschii subsp. strangulata cultivar AL8/78 chromosome 2, Aet v6.0, whole genome shotgun sequence genomic window, GAGCTTTTCTTTGTAACTGCTGCTCTTGGACCGGTTCGATTTGGTGTTGCCTGAAGGGTTTATGCAAATATAGCATCTGGGCCGAGTAAGAATTGTTGGTTTATAGTTTGTTTGTCTGATTCTAACTTGAGACCTGAATTTTCCCGCTGATTAAGCTGATTTTGGTTGTGCCGACGAATTATTGTTGCTGTGATTGGGAAATTTGGCAAGGATCGCTTGAGTGGTCACTTTGCACTGTAATTTTTTTATGTTTGCTCCTTAGAAGGTTTGGCACACCCATTTGATGCAAATCCCGGAGTTTGCTGTTATGGTTTGAGACAACAGCATGGATAACAGTTAGAGAAGCAGCCGACCCTTTATCTTTTGATGTTTGAATACTATAGTTTGCCGAGCTCTTTGGCACCATGAAATTGAAGTTCTCATGATTCAGAATTTTCGGATTTAGCATCCAGAGTTATTTTCTGGTCCTACAAGCTTAATGAAGTTTGATATGGTATATGTTGATAACTAGTAGTTTCATACATTGTTGCTTTGCTGTTGAATTATGGTTTATACTTGGTCATTTAGTCATCGTTAATAGAGTTTGGTAGTAGTCTTGTTTTCTTTTTAGTTATGTTTATATTCTCCAATTTTCATATTAATTGTTTTCATATTTCAGGGCACAGTTTCTTAAGTAGTGCACAATGTCTGGGTGTACAGCAATCTTGCGTCGGTCATCTCAGAATCTTATGGAGTTATCGATTGGGTCCAAATCTCCTGGCGCTTCTTTGAGGGGGTTCAACAGCTGTGCCAGGGGCAAGGTAAAACCAGGCAATTCAATTATTGGGCAGATGAAAGCAATGGATCGTTTTCCTCCAGCCAATGGTGTGTCAAGGGCTATGATGCCCCTTTCTGCTTATATGGGCACTAATTGGTTGAATACTTCAAGGCCCAGTTTTAATGCATTGCCAGGACCGTTAGGTGTTTCCAGCATCCGCCGTGCATACTCATCAGACACTGGAATTAAGCCTGAAGTCCCAATTGTTCCTCCCACTGAAACTGCTGAGGTTGGTACTGGAGGAACCACTTGGATGGACATTTTTGAAAATGCTCGCAACTCCACCATCGATGCTACGACTGATGCAGGCAAGAAAGTGAAGGAGATGACTGATGCAGTCACACCCCATGTTCAAAGTTTTCTTGAGGCAAATCCAGATCTAGAAAAGGTAGTTGTTCCACTTGGAGGAACATTATGTGGTACCCTTTTGGCCTGGTTTGTCATGCCTATCATCTTCAAGAGGCTTCATAAGTATGGTTCACAGAACCCGATATCAGCACTTTTGGGGAACTCAGTCAACACTAATGCTTCATATAGCACCAGCCTTTGGAGTGCATTGGAGGATCCTGCAAAATACTTGATCACATTTATGGCATTTTCAGAGATGTGAGTTTCTATTGAACTTACCTTGCACAGCTTTGCCATTGTTATTTAAATATTTTCTTATATGTGTTGCATTTAATCTGGAGTGTCGCCTTTCATTTTGTATCAAAAAATTGATGCAAGTTTATTTGTACTATGGTGGCGTCCGTCTTGTCTCtcttttctgaagaaaaaaaaaacaagagAAGCAGCTGATGCTTTTGAAAAATTCTTAGACTGACCATATTTCTTTAATATTTGAAAGAGAAACTTCCTATCAAAATCAAGGATGCTTGTTGCCTTTTTTTGTTAGTGATACAACAGTACACATTCGTTTATATTCATTAATTGTATGCATGCTTATGCTAAGTTTTAGCCTGATAAAAAGTGGCATATTATGTTCTGAGGATGTTCATGTTTTTTCTTCATTCATCAGGGCTGCAGTGATCGCACCAAGTGTATCACCTTATTTTCCACAAGCTTTGAGGGGTGCATTTGTATTGTCAGTTGTCTGGTTTCTTCATAGGTGGAAAGCAAACTTTATCACTAAAGCTATGGCCAACCAAACTGCCTTAGTTACTGATAGAGCAAGGTTATCAGCTTTTAACCAAGTGTCCTCATTGGGACTGATTGCGCTTGGTGTAATGGGTCTTGCTGAGGCTTGTGGTGTAGCTGTTCAATCAATATTAACTGTTGGTGGTGTGGGAGGTAATGTTCGAAACTGTTTTGAGGAATAATATGTGATATGCCCATATGATAATGCCTTTAGCAATCATTATCTGCACTAAAAAAATCATTTAATAACCAAATGTAGCATGTAAAAGTAAGCGCTAAATAACTATGTGTTCTGTCCTGTGCTTCTTAGACGTGAATAGCTCAGTATCTTCCTTTTTCTCTCTGAAAGAATCTTTTTCTTACATTTTTTTTCATCGAAGCCGCATTTTGTTTCCATGGCCTACCGTGCTGTACAAATTAGTTATCACAAATGAGATGTGGTTGTTTATATATCTTAGAACAATATGACAATAAGGAATGTAGCCGTGTTCGACCTTAAAGTCCTTTCCAATAGCTGCGTAATATGGATCTTCGATAACTCATGTATACTTATGCTATGCATGCTATAATGCAGAAATCTTGTTAGGAAATATTACAGTCTTCAGTAGTCTGTGTAAATACTACAGCATGCACTATTTCTTCTTCCATGTGAGGACTCCTCGTATTTCTAGATTCAGTAGTTAATACTCCAAACAAAAGTAAAATCCTTTTACACTGATGTGCACTGCAGGTGTTGCTACGGCTTTTGCTGCTAGAGATGTCCTGGGCAACGTGTTGAATGGGTTCTCCTTACAATTTTCTAGGCCATTCTCAGTTGGAGAATAcataaaggtgccttatcatataTTTGTATATGTGATTACTGGACATACATTGTTCAAACCATGAGTGTACCATATGTACAACGAAATTTCGTTTACCTGGGACTGCATGTGTAATTGTTTTACTAGTATACATAGATGTTGATATAAATGACAAATGTTTGCCATGTGGTAGGCACTAGTTGGTGCTAGTAAATTGTCAAACCATAACATTTGGTAATATGACCTCATGATTATCAAATGCCCTAGGAGAATAGAAGATGTTCATCTTAAGCTTGGGATATGTGCTTGATCCATGCCCTGAGGAGAAATAGAACTCATCTCTTACAGTGTTAAAGCATTGGATTACGAAAGACGTCTCCAGCAAAGTGATACCAGCTACCGATTCGTGGTAATTGAGAGGTTTTGCGAGAGGAGGAAACAAAGTTGACCCGAGACATGAAAACCCACTTTTATAGTTATGACCACCGTGTTTGTTTTGATGAATAAATACACTGTTCCTAAATAATGATGAATGTGTCAAGTATCTCATGTTACTGTTAGATGTGTCCCTGAGGAGTAAGTGTTTCATCTGTTTATCCTGATGTGAGTCAGATGTTACCTTATTTCTCCTGAAGTTCATGTCTGCAGATAATAATGCATGTTCACAGGCCAATTATTATCTTGTATTGCTTTATAATTGTGTAGCATATATAGACTCCCTAAGTAAAACATTTTCCTTTGTAGGCTGGGTCAATAGAAGGCACGGTACTCGAAATAGGACTTACTTCAACTTCGATGATGAGTCCAGAAAAGCTTCCTTTCACAGTACCCAACTCTTTGTTCTCAAGTCAGGTATCATCACATCTACTGGATACCATATTCTTAAACAACACATATTACGCCTACCATCTTacctttttttcattttgctgatTATATCCTGTTTTACTTGGTGCAATGTTTTTTTTGCATGTTTCTTTCTTTATCACTGGATGGTGTGATATCACTCGCTATTATAGGCTGAATTTCCTCTAGTTAGCAATTTGTGCTGCAATGTGCTGTCACATGGATTGGTTAAGGCAACTTGAATCAGTATCCACATTTAAATGTATGTATATCAGTATATGGCGCTGGAACCATCTTATGATATTCAACTGCTTGGAATAGTAACACCCTTGATATGTTTACTCACTGCGACAATCTTTAGACACACCATAAAGGCATAAAAAACATCCGAAACACCTAGGAAACATGCAAACAAGAATATGTGGTATCCTCGCACATGTATCACATGTAAGAGCAATTATTTTATGATTAGCTATAGTATACTTTTCAGTTATAGCTCAAGCATGGCAAATTCAGAACTTAACTTCTACAGTAGTTGTCAGTTACACTGCTAAAGCTGACTACTTTCTACTGAAATTTAATTTGTTAGGGTTTTGCTCAGACCACAACATGTGGGGACTTTTCGCACTGAGACTGGATACAGCCTTTTTAAAAGTTCATGATTTGCTTGAGTTGAACTTTGTACATTTAGCCTCATTGCAGTTGTAATGGACACATGAATTTTGGGGATTGAAATCAACTTTGAATGATGCACTTCTTCTGTACGAAGTTTGGAGTAGGAGAAGTTTGCTCAAATGCTTTTGTTcattttattagttaaaatcACCCAGAAAGATGACAAATCATAGAAAGATGACAATGCATGTAAAAAATAATGTTGTTTAAATTTCTTTCAATCATAGGATTATCAGTATCAGGGTTGACCTACCTTCTCTCATGGCATTCTTGAAAAATTGCAGATTATAGTGAATAGATCACGAGCTCAGTGGCGGGTAAGTGTGACCAAGATTCCTATAAGACTTGAggatattgagaaggttcctgcTGTAGCAGAGGAGATCAAGGCTATGTTAAGGTCCAACCCAAAAGTTATCTTGGAAACAGATGCTCCTTACTGCTACCTCTCCAGATTGGAAAGTTCATATGGAGAGCTTGTCATAGGGTGCATCCTCCAAAAAATGGTGCGTTCAATTTATTTCGTTCaaagttactccctccgttccgatttactcgtcgtggttttagttcaaatttaaactaaaaccacgacgagtaaatcggaacggagggagtattatgttGCATTTCAGTAAGGCATTTGTTTGGATGATAAGGTGAAGAAAGTAGTGGCTAATTCTCACAGTAAGCACCAGATAAAAGGTTAAATTGTGATTACCTGGCAACACTTGTTGATTTTACATGCATGTTTCTCTTTGACATGGGTCAGTGGTCGAGAGTAGAAGAAAACATATGACTTGAAATTTTATGTATCCCAGGTCAACTGACGCCTTAGCATAAATTGGTGCTCAATACTTACATTGCATTGCATCATATCAACCTGTTCTGTTGAATCCAACTTGTAAGCTGCTGTTATCTGTTGCTGTTCTGGAGGTGTGCTGCAGCAAGACTAAGAAATGTGATCCAAAATAGTGTCCCATCGAAATGAACATAACATAACACGATTTTCTGTCAGAGTCTGTCCAGCTTAAGTAGTTTGATGTTCTACAGTGATGCAAACATCTCCGAGAGCTATTCATAGTTTGTTATTATCCACAATTCACCGCAAAGGCGTAGCCACATAGAACAATGCTTTTACTGTTCTGTGACCTGCTGTGCTAGTGCAAGTTTAGAATGCTCGTTATCATCCTTTTTGTTTGATATGAATCTCTTAAACACTTTCAGAGAAAAGACGAGTTGATATATGCAGAACAGGACATTCTTCTAGGAGCTGCCAGGATTATCAAGTCACATGGCGTTGAATTTGGAAGCACCACACAGTGCTGCTGATTCTGATGTTTTCTCAAAACTCAAGTAGGGTAAGTCAATATTTGGCTGCGCAGCTTACCTGTAATGTAATGTGAGCTGCTCATTTTCAGTCGGTACTATTCTAAGCAAACATGATTGATTGGGTGAACCATTTTCACCCCATTTCTAGCCTTTAGTAATAGAAGTTTGGCTGCTTATTACAGTTTTGAACAAGttagttttgtaaaaaaatgaCAGGGGGAATTGTATCGATGGCAGGTGAACGTCGTTAGCCTGGAGGAGTACATACGCGGAGGGTTAGAGGAGATTTTGCTTGGTGCGCGTGCGAAGGCAGGGACCTCTTTTGGAACCAAGGTGGGACTTTTGTTGCCTGTCCTCAATTTGGCAAACATACATCATCTGTTGCCGGAGAATCTTGCGTTACATAATTTTGCTACGTGCGCTGATACTGCTTAGCGAGTAGTTTACCACGATTCGTCAGTGCTCAGTCGTGGTAACTTCAAACACATGGAGTGGCATGATCCACCGGAGGTCTGCATCTGGGCCCAGGAGTATCCCGTCTGGCCTTGGAACTCTAAATGCTGGAACGTCGACATGCGTGCAAGTGTTGTTTTGATGCATGACTAGGCGTGATAGACACCTTTGTCCTGAATCGGTGTGTCGGGGACCATGTTGACACGCGTCGTTCGGCTTTTATTTCTAGATCTGGCTACTATAGTCCTATGCATATGCTTGTTAATTTGCTTGTACGGTTGTGGGGTTTGTGGATGTTGTGTTTTTGGATAGTTTTGGCGGGCCGCCTGTGCGGTTGTGGGGTTTCATGTTTAGGAGTAGTTTGTCGCTTCGTTTGTATTGGTTTTCGCCCGGTTTTTCATAAATTAACTGGGCAATTCTCTTCTTAATTAATCGATGAGGCAAAACTTTTGCCTtcgttttgaaaaaaaaatttgcTTGTACTCCGTTGAGTACATCAGGAATAAAGGGTATGTTTGGTTCTTGCCTGTAGCTCCCTTGCCAATATTGGCTTGCCAATTATTTGGCGAGGGATTACACCGCCTAGGGGTTGGCCAAAGATTTAACAAAGGACTCGTTGGCAGCCAAATATTTGGCAACAAACCAAACAACGTACCAGAGATTTGGCGCGACCAATGTTTTGGTAGGTTGAGTGGGAACCAAACAGACCCTAAACAAGTCGTCGCTCGATAAAAGGCTATATcgctactactactagtatacgATTGACACTGTAGACTTGTCTAGGGAATCATTAACACAGGAATGGCATAAAATACTCGAGTTGGGCAACGCCTTTCGCTCTCGTTTGTAGGACTAGGATGGAATCGGGAGCGACATGAATCACGGGAGAACGTTGGCATGTGACCTCCTTTCCGTGGCCATGTGCGTGCCGACAAGTGTAAATGGTTTTTGGTTGCGCCGGTGCGCCACCTGTTGAACCGGCCTCAGCGAGCATTTATAGCTCTGTTGCTGATGGTTCGGAGGAATGAATGAACACTCTCCACATCACCTGAATTATGTCTCGGGCGGATGGGGCTAGTAGATTTGGTCGTCCCTGTTGCCAGAAAGCATGCCAAGCCCCTATACATGCTGTCTCCGGACGAGCTATTGCCTCTTGCCCGTCACGGCCGAGGCGAGCCACGCCGGGTGCCAGAAACGAAGTAAAAACCGACGCTTTGGCCAGTTTCACACACAAACACACGCCCACACACCAGAACCGTGCTCCTCCTGTTGCCATCTCCCCCGTGTTGGCTGAAGGCCTGGATCTTGCCACCGAAGGCTGGAGCCAAGCTTTCCCCAAGTCCAAATCCCAGCCCCACAACACACAGCACCACACCTTTTAGCACAGCGAACCTGCATGCATGCCCTGCCACGTCTCCGTCAACACTGTGGGGGCAGCAGCGATACGGTGGCGAAGAAGTCCGGCCAAAGCTTCGAGTCCTTCTCGTGATGGCTCGTGAGGCGCAAAGCAGCGGCACGGTAGTAGGTACGCAGGCAGGAGATGACCGAACGAGGCTCTCGTTTGTTATACCTTCCAGCAAGAATACAAGAAGAGAGAGAAAATAAATATTGAATCGTCCTACAGTGTTCTCCTAACAGGCTAGGCTAGACCTAGACTACTTGGCTGAACTCGCCGTCCCTGCACACGCCCACGTCGATGGTCATCGTCTTCTTCCCCTCCTTCCCCACCTTCGGCGACGACAGCACTCTACAGCAGTTCCTCCTCGGCGACTGCACATCATCCATGTGAGCCATACATCAGTAAACAAATTCGCCAAAAGCAATATAAGTAATGTTTCAGATACATCAGCAATCCTTTATTAAAGGTATATACTAGTAGTACTAACATTCGCTCAGGTAGTCAACCAAACCTAGTACGCAATTACCAGTGGATACGTTTCTCCTACAAATACCATTGCTGGAATTTTTAACTATCTTGTGTTGCAATTGTATCTTTGGACTGTATAGTTAAGTGTATCTATACTCCTTTTTAATTAGCATTTGGGCCATTTGTACAGTAGTATATGCTGGAAAAGGAATTGAGTTAAGGGAAGGAGCGAAGGGGATTACCCGGTCCCATATCCCGGGGTCGGGCCTCTTGAGCACGACGATGTGGTCGAGATGCGCGTCCGGGTCGGTGATGTTCCAACGGCACGCGGGCCGCGTCTCGTTCGCGGGGCGCCACCGCTCGTACCGCGTCACCGTTGTCTCCCCGCCGCGGGCGGCCTCCGCGCTGCGCGCCGACGACAGGTAGTACACGGCGGGCTTGTGGCACGGCGTGCGCGCCAGGGGCCGCGTGTTGAACGCGTACGCCGTGTAGTCGGCGCGCCGGTACCAGTTGAGGAACGTCCGCGCCGGCATCTCCATCTCCCGCGGCGAGGTCACCCCCCTCGACACCAGCACGGCGAACCCCCACGCCACCGACACCGTCCACCGGTTCGCCCCGTCGTAGCAGATGGACTGCTGCATTATCCCCGCCGGGTCCAGCTTCACGGGCCCGCTGAACAGCCTCCGCACCGCCGCGGGGCGCGCGGGCGCGTTGGGGAACAGCGGCTGCACCACGTCCAGGTGGTGCAGCGTCACGATCGGCGCCACCGGGTGCGCCGCGAGGAGGCCCAGGAGGTCCCCGTACACGTCGTACTGGTGGAACCCCGGGTGCTTGGTGAGCGGCACCCCCAGCTCCGCCATGCACGCCTGGATCCGGTCGTCGCTGCCGTAGAGCGCCGGGTAGCGGCTGATGCAGCCGTCCTGAATCCGCGCGAGCGCCTCCGCCAGCGGCCTGCTGATggcgaagccgccgccgccgtacgCCATCCCGTAGGAGAAGTAGATGTTCTGCAGGTGGCTCTCGGAGAGGGAGCCGATGTAGTAGGGCTGTCGGTGGTCGAACTTGTTGAGGACGGTGAGCAGGTTGTCCGGGAAGAAGACGGTGTCGTCGTCGCCCATGACGAACCAGCGCACGCCGGGGAGGCCGAGGCGGAAGGTCTCGGAGACGATGCGGGAGATGCGGATGGCGGAGCGGTGGCCGCGGCGGTGCGTGTAGGGGAAGGCGGAGGTGTCGGAGGAGATCTTGATGGCCGGGAGCCCCGTCCGCGCCGTCGACATGTTGGACTCCCGCACCTCGCGGTCCAGCCAGACGTAGCCGCGCATGGCGCCGCGCGGGCGCCACCACACCTTGATGTACTCCTTGCGCTTGTCCCAGAACCGCGACGAGGCCGCGATGCCGAACACCACGTGCTGCAGCGTCGTCGCcgtggacgccgccgccgccgcgggggCGGCCTTACTGCCGGCCACCGCCGCGGCGGTGCGGTTGGTGGAGACGCGGGAGGAGACCGCGGTGGGGTCCGGCGGGCAGGAGGCGGCggacgaggaggcggcggaggcgaggaGGAGGTGGAGCGTGTAGAAGAAATAGAGGGCGGTGAgggggaggaggagcaggaggaggaagcGGAGGAAGGAGCCGGTGACGGActccttgccgccgccgccgccgccgccgcccttcaTTCCTGGCGCCGTGGctgctcctcgccgccgccgcgcccgacctCGCAATGCCTCTTCCTCGGCGGGGACTGGGGTATGCTGACCGACTGGTATCGGGGAGTGGGTTTCTGGCGAGTGAGATTTGCGAAGGAGATTTACATGGGCGGGTCGCGTGGGCAGCAGCCACGGGAGTGTGCCAGGTCGCCCATCCCCTCCGCGTGTTGCTCTGCTTCTGGTTCTCTTCCTCGTCCCAATCTCACTCTCTTCGCTTGTTCTAGCGCAGCGGCTTGGACTGGGATTGAGTGGGGTTTTCGGGTGCGGTGGGGGGTGGGGTGGGTGGGGCGGCGCCTTTTCGAGGTTTCTCCCGTGCCGGTGCTGCACTGCCTGTATGTCCCGTCGCTAATCAAGTTCACATTTATTTTTCAACTACTAAAAAAGTTcacatttatttatttatttcccACCAAAAAAGCCTATTTATTAATTTTATGGCAAGGTGCTGCCTGGGGATGGATGATTACTTGCTGTGATGACGTTGGTTTCTCTTTACAGAAACGTGGGAGGTTCTTCAATTGATTTGCAGATTTCGGTCCGCCGGAATAGTTGATTAGATTCCGGGCTGGAGATATGCAGATCAGGGAGGCGCATTGATGCACCGACTATATTTGTGTTAGAGCGTCAAACGATCCGGACGGGCTACTTGGTCAATGACCGGACCCAAAAACGCTATCGGCTTCGCATTTTCTATACACGGCCCGTACTTAGGGTGGATATAAGGATGCTCAGGCGTGTCCGTTACGTCGGACTGACCGGTAGGGTCTGCGCCACTTCGCTCATATCCGCCTCCCCCGCCTTGCTCTAGCAACTCTCTTTTCATCTATGTTCGTGCTCCTCCGCATAACCGTCACCGAACTTTTGTCGCTATCTGTGCTCCGCCACCATTCCCAACCCAAGGCTTCGCCACCGGACGCCCCAGCCCACACGCTACCGGCCAGGCCGCCATCGGACAAGGTCGTCGCCACCAGACGCCGCTCCGGTTAACACTCCTATTTGCACCTCACGCTTTACGTGTTCGCTGAAGTGTCTGAGCTGGCTTTTTATACTTTGGACCATTACTTCAAGGGTTCCATCAAGGGCAGGTGCACGTCTTCTTTACACAGACTACTTCACAGTGGTCCAAACATTTCATGAAACTTCCTTTCGCCGTTGCTACCGGATGAGCAGAAACTTGTTCGTGTGGGTAGTGGAAGGGCGTGGAcaaggctgatgacaagttcaaACTGAGAAAGGATTGTTGCGGAAAACTATCCTTCTCTCCTCTACATAAATGCACGGCTACTCTCAGGATGCTTGCTTATGTTAAAATAGCAGATGCAATTGATGCAGAAATTCAGATTGGAGAGACCACGGTCCTGAACACCACGAAGCAATTTGCACGCACTGTGGTGAAAGTGTTCGGACCAGAGTAAACCCGGGCATACGCCGGGCCAGGCCGGGTTTCTGGCCGGGCTTGTAAAAGCCCGATCTTCTTTTCTcaagcccgagcccggcccgaagCCCGAAATGCACCCTTTTCTCAAGCCCGAGCCCGGCTCGAAGCCCGAAATGCACTCTTTTCTcaagcccgagcccggcccgaagTCAAGCCCGACCCGAATGTTGTTTTCTAGTGTTCGCACATGTAAGCCCGGCCCCAAGCCCGAAAGCCCGGCCCGAAATTCTGGAAAAGAGAAGCTCAAGCCCGACCTGAAGTACCTTCCGGGCTGCAAAATGAGGCCCAAGCCCGACCCGAATGTCAAGCCCGAAGCCCTTTTTTCGGGCCGGGTCATCAGGTCGGGTTATCCATGCCCGGGTTTAGACCAGAGTATGAGAGAGTCAAATGTGGAGGACACAGAAAAATTGTTGGCAATTGGAGCAACAAGAGGATTTACCAGTATGTTAGATTCAGTTGATTGCATGCACCCGCAATGGAAGAACTGCCCAAAAAGTTTGCGTGGGCAATACCAAGGTCACGTCATAGAAGTCACCATCATACTTGAAGCGGTGATATCACATGACTTGTGGATTTGACATGCTTTCTATGGCACACCAGGTTCGTGCAATGACATCAATATGCTCCAACGATCTCCTTTGTTCAAGAGACTCTGTGATGGGAAGCTCCATCGTGCAACTATACCAAAATGGGCACAACTACACCATGGGGTACTGATGACCCAGTCGTATAGAGGATCagtcatagtcctttcgataaataaagagtgtcgaacccaacaggAAGGAGAAGGAATTGATAGAcagtttttagcaaggtattctctgcaagtgcTGGAAGATAGTTTGATAATTTGATAGCAATATAATTGTTAGCAAGTAACAAACAACAAAAGTAGCAAGGTGCGGCAAGTGGCCCAATCATCAATGTTGCTAAGGACTGCGACTTGCGATAGGCGTTGGGATTTTCCTGAAGAAGAAGGGTGATGTAGTATAGTAGCAGATAATATTTCCCTCAATTAAGAACCAAagtttatcgaaccagtaggagacaCCACACGAACACTTTCAGTGGTACCTGCACACACATAAAGCAAGTACTTGCACCCAATGCGCGCAAGAGGATTGTCAATCCCCTTGTACTCGTTAATTGCAATGATTAAATCTGATAGTAGTAGATagataaaataaaaaggaaattaaaataaataaattacaACAAGTATATTTAGGGTTTTAGGTAATATAAAGTGAATGGACCCAGGGGCCATAAcgttcactagaggcatctctctTGTGAGCATagtatggtgggtaaacaaattattgttgggcaattgatagaatagcgcatagttatgatgattcttcatggcatgatcaatatataggcattaTGTTTGTGACAAGTAGACCGTTAATCTTACTaaatctactactattacttcacacctcgaccgctatccagcatgcatcttaaggtattaagttcataacaaacAGAGTAATGCTTGGGCCATTGATGTCCGCAAGTGCACAAGGTTTAGTTTTAGCTTTTTTGAAGTAAGAGTATCGGTCCTACTAGGAGCACAGGAATCAATCTCTTCTCTCTTGAATGCTTCGAGCAAAATGCATGTAAATTGTTAGCGATCCAAAGTAGTGGTAAAGTGGTGCAAATGATGTTGCAAGTGTAAAGAcaaataattcaaaaaaagtAAACAACTAGAATTATAAAATGAGAAACTTGAGACAAGTTGGATTAAAACATTCCCAGGGAGTCCAGAATCCCCTCTAGTGTGCATCTATAGCGGTGCCTAAACACAATGCCACATCAGATTTTTAAACCACTTTACATGTTTCTCTTTGTGGGCAAAACCGGTACAGATACGTGCATACAGAAGGGCAAGTCCAAGAAGAAATCTACTGGTGTCGGTAAGACCGTCTCTCAGAAGAAGAACAAGGGCAGATCCTCTAAGGAGACTGAATGTT contains:
- the LOC109759861 gene encoding mechanosensitive ion channel protein 1, mitochondrial gives rise to the protein MSGCTAILRRSSQNLMELSIGSKSPGASLRGFNSCARGKVKPGNSIIGQMKAMDRFPPANGVSRAMMPLSAYMGTNWLNTSRPSFNALPGPLGVSSIRRAYSSDTGIKPEVPIVPPTETAEVGTGGTTWMDIFENARNSTIDATTDAGKKVKEMTDAVTPHVQSFLEANPDLEKVVVPLGGTLCGTLLAWFVMPIIFKRLHKYGSQNPISALLGNSVNTNASYSTSLWSALEDPAKYLITFMAFSEMAAVIAPSVSPYFPQALRGAFVLSVVWFLHRWKANFITKAMANQTALVTDRARLSAFNQVSSLGLIALGVMGLAEACGVAVQSILTVGGVGGVATAFAARDVLGNVLNGFSLQFSRPFSVGEYIKAGSIEGTVLEIGLTSTSMMSPEKLPFTVPNSLFSSQIIVNRSRAQWRVSVTKIPIRLEDIEKVPAVAEEIKAMLRSNPKVILETDAPYCYLSRLESSYGELVIGCILQKMRKDELIYAEQDILLGAARIIKSHGVEFGSTTQCC
- the LOC109759863 gene encoding uncharacterized protein, with translation MKGGGGGGGGKESVTGSFLRFLLLLLLPLTALYFFYTLHLLLASAASSSAASCPPDPTAVSSRVSTNRTAAAVAGSKAAPAAAAASTATTLQHVVFGIAASSRFWDKRKEYIKVWWRPRGAMRGYVWLDREVRESNMSTARTGLPAIKISSDTSAFPYTHRRGHRSAIRISRIVSETFRLGLPGVRWFVMGDDDTVFFPDNLLTVLNKFDHRQPYYIGSLSESHLQNIYFSYGMAYGGGGFAISRPLAEALARIQDGCISRYPALYGSDDRIQACMAELGVPLTKHPGFHQYDVYGDLLGLLAAHPVAPIVTLHHLDVVQPLFPNAPARPAAVRRLFSGPVKLDPAGIMQQSICYDGANRWTVSVAWGFAVLVSRGVTSPREMEMPARTFLNWYRRADYTAYAFNTRPLARTPCHKPAVYYLSSARSAEAARGGETTVTRYERWRPANETRPACRWNITDPDAHLDHIVVLKRPDPGIWDRSPRRNCCRVLSSPKVGKEGKKTMTIDVGVCRDGEFSQVV